The nucleotide sequence TTTACTCTTTTTTCGCACATAAGATTTTAATGTACCTAAATACCTGAGTGGTCAAAAAAAGTTTATatcagattcaaaaaaaaaaacagtTCTATTCAAACGAGTATAATTTACTACAGCATAAATGGTCACCTCTCGATTGGATACATCCAATGGTAATGAATAGGTCCCCCTAATCTGGCCTCTGAAGCTAGATGAACCGATAGATGAATCATGACGTCAAAAAATGATGGTGGAAAAATCCTTTCTATATCACAAAGTATTTTTCCAATATCTTTTTCCATGTTAAATAAATCATTAGGATTAAGAATATTTGAGCATAATTGTCTGTAGTACCGACATAACTTCATGATAACAGAACGCACATGCTTCGGTAAATTATTTCTTATTGCCACGGGAAGCAACTGCTGCATCAAAATATGATTATCATGACTTTTTAGGCCTAACATTTTTTGGAGTAGGTTTTACCTGAATGCATCTAGAAATATTAGCAGCATAACCATCTGGCACTTTCACCTCTTTTAGCATATTAcaaaatttttctttttcttttttgtcCACTTCGAAACATGCAGGAGGCAAATACACTTTGCCATTTGATAAAGGTTCTGGATGAAGTTCATGTCTAATACCCATTTCTTCCAAATCACGATGTCCTTTTAAATGATCCTTGGTCTTTCCATCTATATTCATTAACGTTCCAATGAGACTATCACATACATTCTTTTCAGTATGCATTACGTCTATATTATGACGTATTAAGTTATTTTTCCAGTTTCGTAACTGAAAAATAATACTTCTCTTCTTCCAATTATATGGTAAGGAtgggttatccttcacaagttttccAAATTTTATTTCAAAACCTTTCAGCTCCGCAAGCACTTGTTCCACTGTTAAGCTACGCGGTGGCCCTTCACGTTCTTCCATGCCATCAAAAGAATCTTTATCCATATGGAAAGGATGCAACGATTCCAACCAGTGACAATGTGCCATGAAGATTCTTTGTGGGAGTTTGATAACCGTGTTGATCTGGTTTCCTTATGGCATGAAAGACAAGCTAATTTACCTTTAGTGCTCCAACCCGATAAATTCGCATACGCAGGAAAGTCACTTACCGTCAATAATAAAGAAGCACGTAGTGTGAAGTAACTCTTAGGTGATGCGTCATAAGTATTAACTCCAATATCCCACAACTCTTTCAATTCATCAACTAGAGGTTGCATATAGACATCTATATTATTACCTGGAGCAGATGGACCAGGTATAAGTAAACTTAGGAATAGAAAAGGTTTTTTCATGCATAACCATGGAGGTAGATTATATGGCATCAAAACAACAGGCCATGTACTATGTGAAACACTCATGTTTCCAAAAGGGTTAAACCCATCACTCGCTAAACCAAGCCTTACATTACGAGGTTCTTTAGCAAATTCCTTATTCTCATAATCGAATGTTTTCCGGGCTGGTTAATCTGCGGGATATCTTAATCTACCATCTTTCATACGACTCTCTTCATGCCATCTCATCGACCCGGCTGTTTTAGGCGACATAAACAATCTTTGCAAGCGTGGTATGAGTGGAATATAATGCAACACTTTTGCTCCAACCTTCTTAGCTTTGTAATCACCATCATTATCAGCTTCTGTGGTTGACTCATTTTCAAAATCATTATTAATTTGTTTATATCTTGAGGTCTGACATACGTCACACTTAATTTTGTCCTTGTTTTCTTTCCAGTACAACATACAATCATTTGGACAAGCATCAATTTTCTCATAACCTAGACCCAAATCTCTTAttatcttccttaattcatacaatGACTTCGGTATGGCAGCATGAGGGAAGACTTCCCTCATTGTGTCAAGAATCATGCTGAATCCTTTTTCATTACATTTTCCAACACATTTTGAATGGAAGAGTCTAACAATGAACGAAAGAACAGTGAACTTACAGCCAGGATATAATTCTTTCTTTGCATCTTCTAATACTTTATTAAACTTTTCAGCATT is from Rutidosis leptorrhynchoides isolate AG116_Rl617_1_P2 chromosome 10, CSIRO_AGI_Rlap_v1, whole genome shotgun sequence and encodes:
- the LOC139870460 gene encoding uncharacterized protein, with amino-acid sequence MSVSHSTWPVVLMPYNLPPWLCMKKPFLFLSLLIPGPSAPGNNIDVYMQPLVDELKELWDIGVNTYDASPKSYFTLRASLLLTINTVIKLPQRIFMAHCHWLESLHPFHMDKDSFDGMEEREGPPRSLTVEQVLAELKGFEIKFGKLVKDNPSLPYNWKKRSIIFQLRNWKNNLIRHNIDVMHTEKNVCDSLIGTLMNIDGKTKDHLKGHRDLEEMGIRHELHPEPLSNGKVYLPPACFEVDKKEKEKFCNMLKEVKVPDGYAANISRCIQQLLPVAIRNNLPKHVRSVIMKLCRYYRQLCSNILNPNDLFNMEKDIGKILCDIERIFPPSFFDVMIHLSVHLASEARLGGPIHYHWMYPIERYLGTLKSYVRKKSKPEGSIAEGYLVEECLSFCSLEHLNILSHQNPKKRKHDIQHLHSQEFEEWLYDYVDEDMTSRDNRITSDIETLANGPNEVVKKYKGYIINCFRFHIKDVEKNRTTQNSGVILQALTSSFSSARDNDPIMGDVTYYGVLKDIIELQYGDEKKVVLFHCDWISSGSRIKVDENGFTTLDFRDGLGRVLSQQVFYVADPVHKDWKVVIKTTPRDNFDMDEQICIDDVETHLQSDTLMGPQLVENETIDMVRGDLDWDIVNDDTLVAATDKNQIDHDQGQICECSTCVLEQGS
- the LOC139870461 gene encoding uncharacterized protein; this encodes MSLCRSSPAYEKGLDKFIERIFSKKGKDGHIYCPCKYCSNHKWVDRVQAKTHLLCDGFFEDADEDDMQALAQCVFNVFVDEDEDEDDTQQTENQTVPNLNAEKFNKVLEDAKKELYPGCKFTVLSFIVRLFHSKCVGKCNEKGFSMILDTMREVFPHAAIPKSLYELRKIIRDLGLGYEKIDACPNDCMLYWKENKDKIKCDVCQTSRYKQINNDFENESTTEADNDGDYKAKKVGAKVLHYIPLIPRLQRLFMSPKTAGSMRWHEESRMKDGRLRYPAD